Genomic DNA from Corallococcus silvisoli:
GTCTGGCCTTGGACCGCGTCGTCTGCCTGTGGGGCGCCGACGTGGCCAAGGTCGAGCCGGCGACGACCTGCAAGAAATAGCGTGGCGGTCCACTGGGTGCCCGAATGCGCGGCGCGGCTTGCGCGGACGGGCCCCATCCCTCTGCTTCCGGGAGGACGTCGCCTCGGCGGACATGCTGAACTGACGCCGCCCTTCGCGCGCCTCGCTTGCTCGACTCGACGCGCACATGACGCCGCGGTCGAGCCTTGAGCAGACGCAGGGGATACGCGAAGGGCGGCTCAGGTCATCAGGGGCCCGGGGGCGGGCAGGTCGCGGGCTCCAGGTAGAAGGCCTCCCACGAGCCGGCGTCGGTCGGGTTGCAGATGCCCCCGTTCCCGCCGTTGCCGCTCTGGATGGGAGCGCCGAGGGTGTTCTCCTTCCAGTTGCGCGCGGTGCCCGTCGACGACTCGAAGCCATACCGGCTGCGACCGCCGTAGAGGCCGCAGTCGTGGCGGGTGAACGACTCCGCCGTGCTGAGCGTGGCGTTCACGGTGAGCTGGTCCGCGACCACCGCCAGATACGCGCCGCTCGCTCCCTTGAGCTTGTACTTCGAGCCGCTCGTGACGAGCTCGAAGACCGCGCCACCGGTCTGCGTCGTGCCGAGGGCGGCCACCTTGCCTGTGCCGTCGACGGTGAGCCAGTTGTCGCTGCGCTCGCTCTGGATGCGGAAGCAGCCCGCGCCGCTGGTCTCGATGTGGCACGTCGCATCGCAGCCATCGCCTGACTGGGTGTTGCCATCGTCGCACTGCTCGCCGCTCTCGACGGTGCCGTTGCCGCACACGGGGCTGGTATTGCCACCCGGGCAGGCCACCGGTTCGAGATAGAAGGCCTCCCAGGCGCCGCCATCGGCCGGGTTGCAGGCGCCGCCATTGCCGCCGTCACCGCTCTGGATGGGGCCGTCCGGCGTGGTCTCCTTCCAATGGGGGGCGCTCCCTGACGAAGCCTGGAAGCCGACCCGGGTGCGCCCGCCATAGCCGCAGGGAATCCGCGTGAACGCTTCGCCCGTGGAGAAGTTGGCGCTCATCGCGAGCTGGTTCGTCACCACCGCCATGAACGCGTCGCCCGAGCCCTTGAGCTTGAACTGGGTCCCGTTGGGCACGAGCTGGAAGATCTGCCCGCCTGCCTGCGTCGCGCTGCCAGCGACGACCTTGCCCGCCCCGTCGACGGTGAGCCACTTGTCGGTGCGCTCGCTCTGGATCTGGTAGCAGCTCCCGCCCGAGGTCTCGACGAACGTGGCCGTGTAGGTGGCCGCGCTGGCCGGGGTGGTGAAGGGATGGGATTGCGCGCCGCCGTCGGACCACGAGGTGAACGCCCAGAACTTTCCGTTCGCGTACTGGGGCGACTCGACGCCCACCGAGCGGACGACGCCGACGACGCCGGTCGTGTCGTGCGGCGCGACGAAGGGCCGCCCGTCCATCAGCACCTGGAGCCCGCTCGGCACGCTGGTCACCGTGAGCGGCACCGTGACGGGGAAGACGTCGCGAGACGTCGTGTGGGTGAGGCCGACCGAGTCGCGCACCGTGAGATAGACGCGATACCAGACGTTGGCCGAACTCTCGCCGACGTTCGGGATGGGCCAGCTCCCGCTGGCGATGCCGGTGGTATCGGTCATGGCAGGGTGCGTGTGGGTGTCGTGGTGGAAGACGATGCTCCAGGTCATCGCGCTGGGGGGGAGCGCGCCGTCCTCCTGATCGCTGGCCGAGCCGGAGAACAGCAGGTGGGTGGCCGCGGTGTAGGTCGCGCCCGGGGCTGGCGTCAGGATGGTGGCCACGGGCGGCTTGTTGGACGTCACCGTGAGCACCGCCTCGGTGCTGGTGGTCGACCCAAGCCCGTTGGTCACGACCGCCCGGAAGCGTGCTCCGCTGTCGGTGAGCTGCGCGGCGCTCAGCACGTAGCTCGTGGAGGTCGCACCGGCGATGTTCACGCCGTCGCGCTGCCACTGATAGGTGAGCGGCGGCTCTCCGCTCGCCGACACGGTGAAGGTCGCCGGCGTGCCGACCGAGACCAGCGTGCTCGCCGGTTGCTGCGCGATGCTCGGCGGCAGCGACGCCGTGTAGGCGATGCGACCCACCTGACCCGTGCCGCGCGCCAGATAGTAGAGCGCGCCGTCCGGCCCGACGTCGAGGTCCACGGGCCCCGGGACGGCCGTCGCGAACAGCGAGCGCGCGCCGGAGTTCGGGTCGATGCGCGAAATCCAATTGTTGGTGTAGTCCGCGAAGAAGTACTGACCGACGTACGCGCTGGGAAACGCGGGGATCGGTGGGTTGTAGAAGGCGCCGCCGGCGATGCAGTTGCCCGCGGCCGTGCCGGCGCCATGGGGGTACGCGAAGAACGGCTGCGTGAGGCCCGGGCGATTCGTGAAGTAGCCCTCCGTCATCGGCCAGCCGTAGTTGGCGCCAGCCTGGCCGCGGTTGATCTCTTCCCAGCCGCCTTCGCCCACGTCGTTGATGAACATCGTCCCGGTGCCGGGCTGGATGTCGAAGGTGAAGGGGTTGCGCAGCCCCATCGCCCAGGTCGCCTTGGCGAGCCCGGTGGCGGTCGCGTAGAACGGATTGTCCGTGGGGATGGTGCCGTCCGGGTTGAAGCGCAGCAGCTTGCCGAGGGGCGTGTTCAGGCTCTGCGAGTTGGAGGAGACCGCGTTGTCTCCGACGGAGACATAGAGCTTCCCATCGAGACCGAAGCGAACCGCGCCGCCGTTGTGGTTGGCGGCGTCGAGCGTCGGCAGGTCGGCGAGC
This window encodes:
- a CDS encoding PQQ-dependent sugar dehydrogenase; this translates as MPPTQEPPALAVSRASAVVQDANFADSVFVSGLQGPTTMTFAPDGRLFVSEKNGALRIVANGQLLATPFLTLAVDNDNERGLMGVAFDPNFASNHYLYVYYTSIAGSIHNRISRFTANGNGVVPGSELVLADLPTLDAANHNGGAVRFGLDGKLYVSVGDNAVSSNSQSLNTPLGKLLRFNPDGTIPTDNPFYATATGLAKATWAMGLRNPFTFDIQPGTGTMFINDVGEGGWEEINRGQAGANYGWPMTEGYFTNRPGLTQPFFAYPHGAGTAAGNCIAGGAFYNPPIPAFPSAYVGQYFFADYTNNWISRIDPNSGARSLFATAVPGPVDLDVGPDGALYYLARGTGQVGRIAYTASLPPSIAQQPASTLVSVGTPATFTVSASGEPPLTYQWQRDGVNIAGATSTSYVLSAAQLTDSGARFRAVVTNGLGSTTSTEAVLTVTSNKPPVATILTPAPGATYTAATHLLFSGSASDQEDGALPPSAMTWSIVFHHDTHTHPAMTDTTGIASGSWPIPNVGESSANVWYRVYLTVRDSVGLTHTTSRDVFPVTVPLTVTSVPSGLQVLMDGRPFVAPHDTTGVVGVVRSVGVESPQYANGKFWAFTSWSDGGAQSHPFTTPASAATYTATFVETSGGSCYQIQSERTDKWLTVDGAGKVVAGSATQAGGQIFQLVPNGTQFKLKGSGDAFMAVVTNQLAMSANFSTGEAFTRIPCGYGGRTRVGFQASSGSAPHWKETTPDGPIQSGDGGNGGACNPADGGAWEAFYLEPVACPGGNTSPVCGNGTVESGEQCDDGNTQSGDGCDATCHIETSGAGCFRIQSERSDNWLTVDGTGKVAALGTTQTGGAVFELVTSGSKYKLKGASGAYLAVVADQLTVNATLSTAESFTRHDCGLYGGRSRYGFESSTGTARNWKENTLGAPIQSGNGGNGGICNPTDAGSWEAFYLEPATCPPPGP